In Mucilaginibacter celer, one DNA window encodes the following:
- a CDS encoding ABC transporter permease has translation MLKNYLKTAWRNLINTKFYSALNIVGLTIGLAVGMLILIWVQDELSYDRFHTKTDQIYKVNASIGTGASRQVWGGVPAPVAAFGLKEVPGIVTAVRVVTSYSYSVFRYQEKLLKEDYGKLQFVDDAFFTLFDFKLLKGNVKTPFPNDQSVIITASAAKKYFGDQDPMGKTILGDSKDPYTVSGVLADFPANSSIAGDMLFSMNLKRREYDGKGYWKAMDADWGNYYTTTFLQVRPDASTKVIAAKLTEIHMKNQPGIKPTDGVFQLQPLKEIHLYNPDGSSAGIQIVKIFSIVAVLILLIACINYINLSTARSMLRSKEVSVRKIIGAGRSQLFMQFIIETVLCFVVALVLAFGLIYAVMPVYNNISGKQMHFDLFNANVWQVIALTIIATLVASSIYPALLLSSFKPINALKGKISGAGNATFRKILVVCQFAFSVGLIIGTLIINRQLGYIHSIQLGYDKEHVFALPLRAMQDHYEAIRAELLTHPEIKGLSTGSSSVITSNGSTSDTDWDGKASDVSLLINPYDIDRDFMGLFKLKFAAGAGFTGIKSDTAHYILNETAVRLAGIKNPIGKRFKLHDLNGTIIGVVKDFHFASLKETIAPAIFSYRPTAWQLYVKTTGKDAPAAIKLVEKYWKQYNANFPYEYTFLDDTYNDMYKTEQHTATLFNIFAGIAIFISCLGLFGLATYTAQIKVKEIGIRKVLGASVANITAMLSRDFLVLVLIAIAIASPIAWYAMNKWLMDYAYRTELHWWLVAVAGAVAVVIAFATISFQAVKAALANPVKSLRSE, from the coding sequence ATGCTTAAAAACTATCTGAAAACCGCCTGGCGCAACTTAATTAACACTAAGTTTTACAGTGCCCTGAACATTGTTGGTCTTACTATAGGCCTCGCCGTTGGGATGTTGATTTTAATTTGGGTGCAGGACGAACTGAGCTATGACCGTTTCCATACCAAAACCGACCAGATTTACAAGGTTAATGCCTCGATAGGCACAGGTGCAAGCAGGCAGGTATGGGGTGGAGTACCGGCACCTGTAGCCGCTTTTGGCTTAAAGGAAGTGCCGGGCATAGTAACTGCTGTAAGGGTGGTTACCAGTTACAGCTATTCTGTTTTTAGGTACCAGGAAAAATTACTGAAAGAAGACTACGGCAAACTACAGTTTGTTGACGATGCCTTTTTTACACTTTTTGATTTTAAACTATTAAAGGGAAATGTTAAAACGCCCTTTCCTAACGATCAATCGGTTATAATTACAGCAAGCGCAGCCAAAAAATATTTTGGTGATCAGGACCCGATGGGTAAAACCATTTTGGGCGATAGCAAAGATCCTTACACCGTATCGGGTGTATTGGCCGATTTTCCGGCCAACTCGAGCATTGCAGGTGATATGTTATTTTCCATGAATTTGAAACGCAGGGAGTATGATGGTAAGGGCTATTGGAAGGCTATGGATGCTGATTGGGGCAATTACTACACCACCACGTTTTTACAGGTGAGGCCCGATGCTTCAACCAAAGTCATTGCTGCCAAACTTACCGAAATCCACATGAAAAACCAGCCCGGTATTAAGCCAACCGATGGTGTTTTTCAGTTACAGCCATTAAAAGAGATCCATCTGTACAATCCCGACGGTTCATCGGCCGGGATCCAGATTGTGAAAATATTTTCGATTGTTGCAGTACTCATTTTATTGATTGCCTGCATCAATTATATCAACCTCTCTACTGCCCGGTCAATGCTGCGCTCAAAAGAAGTAAGCGTACGCAAAATAATAGGTGCCGGGCGGAGCCAGCTTTTTATGCAGTTTATTATTGAAACTGTATTGTGTTTTGTTGTTGCCCTGGTGCTGGCGTTCGGGCTCATTTATGCCGTTATGCCGGTGTACAATAATATCTCGGGCAAACAAATGCATTTCGACCTGTTTAACGCTAACGTATGGCAGGTTATAGCTTTAACTATTATTGCAACGCTTGTTGCATCAAGTATATACCCGGCACTGTTGCTTTCATCTTTTAAGCCCATCAATGCGCTTAAGGGTAAAATCTCGGGTGCAGGTAACGCTACATTTCGTAAAATACTGGTGGTATGCCAGTTTGCCTTTTCGGTGGGCCTTATCATCGGCACGCTGATCATCAACAGGCAATTGGGTTACATCCACTCCATACAATTAGGTTACGATAAAGAGCACGTTTTTGCGTTGCCCTTACGCGCCATGCAGGATCATTATGAGGCGATCAGGGCCGAGCTGTTAACTCATCCCGAAATAAAGGGATTAAGTACCGGATCGAGCAGTGTAATAACCAGTAACGGCAGTACCAGCGATACCGATTGGGATGGAAAAGCATCGGATGTAAGTTTACTTATCAACCCGTATGATATTGATAGGGATTTTATGGGGTTGTTTAAGTTGAAGTTTGCCGCAGGTGCAGGCTTTACAGGGATAAAATCGGATACAGCGCACTACATCCTTAACGAAACAGCGGTTAGGCTCGCCGGTATTAAAAATCCTATCGGCAAACGCTTTAAACTGCATGATCTTAACGGCACCATTATAGGTGTTGTTAAGGATTTTCATTTCGCATCATTAAAGGAAACCATCGCGCCGGCTATATTTTCGTACCGGCCAACAGCATGGCAGCTATATGTTAAAACAACCGGTAAGGATGCACCGGCTGCTATTAAACTGGTTGAAAAGTACTGGAAACAGTATAACGCCAATTTTCCGTACGAGTACACCTTTTTGGATGATACCTATAACGATATGTATAAAACTGAACAGCATACGGCCACGCTGTTTAACATATTTGCGGGTATAGCCATATTTATTTCATGCCTTGGCTTGTTTGGTCTGGCTACTTATACGGCGCAAATTAAAGTTAAGGAAATAGGCATCCGCAAGGTATTAGGAGCAAGTGTAGCTAATATCACCGCTATGCTATCGCGCGATTTTTTGGTGCTGGTGCTGATAGCCATCGCCATAGCATCGCCCATAGCCTGGTATGCCATGAATAAATGGTTGATGGATTACGCCTACCGCACCGAACTGCATTGGTGGCTGGTTGCGGTGGCCGGAGCTGTTGCCGTTGTGATAGCTTTTGCAACAATAAGTTTCCAGGCTGTTAAAGCGGCACTGGCAAACCCGGTGAAGAGCCTTCGTTCTGAATAA